From the genome of Candidatus Firestonebacteria bacterium RIFOXYD2_FULL_39_29:
GAAGAGGATATTAAAATATTAAACCAGCGGTACGGGGCAAAATTTGAGGATAAATCAAGTTCTAAATACTTTATATATCTGACGACAACTAATAAGGCAGCTACTGAAATAAATGAAGAACAGCTTTTAAAGTTAAGAGGCAAACAGCATGAATATGAAGCAGAAACGGAGGGTAACATTGAAAGCGGGCATTTTCCGACTGACAGTATTCTCCGTCTTAAAAAGGGCGCTCAGATAATGATGTTAAACAATGAACCGACCGGAAGATGGGTGAACGGGACACTCGGGACCATAGTTGATTTTTATAAGAATACGGATGGTTCAGAAGATTGTATCGTTGTTGAGTTTTCTGACGGAACAATTGAGGAAGTAAACTCAAACACATGGGATATTTTTCACTACAAATATGATAATAAAAAAAAAGCGCTTGAGTCCGAAATAACAGGAAGTTTTACACAGTATCCGATGAAACTTGCCTGGGCCGTGACGATACACAAGAGCCAGGGGAAGACTTTTAACAGGGTTAGAGTTGACTTCGGTTCAGGCACTTTCGCTCACGGGCAAGCGTATGTCGCTTTAAGCAGATGTACCTCTTTTGGCGGTCTGATACTTGAAAAGCCTCTAAAGAAAAATCATATTCTGATGGACTGGCGTGTAATTGAGTTTACTACCAAATATCAGTATAAGATATCCGAAGAAAGTATGCCTCTTATAAAAAAACTCGAAATATTGAAAGAAGCGATAAAAAACAAGACAAGACTTGAAATAATCTACCTTAAAAACAGCGATGAAAAATCAAAAAGAATTATTCTTCCAAAAAAAACAGGAGAAATGGTTTACAGGGAAAAAACCTTTTTGGGGCTCATTGCATATTGTGAAAACAGAGAGGAAGAACGGACTTTTAGAGTAGACAGGATTTTGGAAATAAGGCCGGTTCCGGCCTGATATTAAGTAGAGATGGGTAAAGAGATGGCACAGATAAAGAGTTGCCAGAGGGATTGATATGTTTAAAAGGTATTGTGTTTTATCGGGTTTATTGTTTCTGGCATTTTACTTGACCGGTTGTGCCTCAATTTCCAGAGGCGGTCGTACGCGCAGTGATGAAACCCGTACAAGCCGGGAGCAAAACAAAGTTTTCACCGGGAATCCGGGACAAAAGATAATAAAAGCAGGTGAATTCATAGCTTTTGAAAAAAAACGCGTAATACTTGGAAGCTGTTGGGATTTTATAAATGCAGTATATAATGAAGCGGGTTATACTGAGAACAAAAGAGTTGTAGTTTTCAAAGGAAGTCAAAATGGTCCCTATGCTAATCCGGGTGAACTTAAGGCGGGCGATTGGGTGATGCACATCAACATTGAATTCAACAATGTCGAACATAGCAGTATCTTTATCAGGTGGGTTGACAGGGGAAGAAAAATCGCAAAGGTTTTAGACTACGCCGGAATGAATAAAGCGCAACCCGGCGGGTATGATGAGCATACTTATTCAAAGATATTTTGCATAGTCCGTCCGACGGAAGAGTGAGAAGAGGATTTACGATTGACAAATGACAAGTGACAATTTATTGTACGCGGAGGAAAGATCCGCGGTATTATAGAAAAACATTACATATTAGTAAAATAAATATCGGTGATAGATTTAAATCGCCTTCCTGAAATTGTCAATACATGGTGGACGCAGACATCAAAAGAAAGCTATTAACCTGGAATTTGTACGGGAGTAAAGAAAAAATGGAAGAAATCAATATTGTGATAGCGGGTGATGAGGCTTCTATTGAAAAAATAGAAGCGCTGGCAAAAGAGATCTGGATAGAACATTATCCGCCGGTAATTTCAATGGAGCAAATATTTTACATGCTTTTTAAATTTCAGACAGCTGATGCTATAAAGAAACAAATAGAAGACGGGTATATGTATTATCTTATTTTAGACAAAGTAGCGGCAGAGCTTGGCTACCTGGCAATTTTCCCCCGGGGAAATGAGCTGTTTTTGAGTAAATTATATATTAAAAAAGAATATCGCGGGCAGGGGCTGGGCAGACAGGCTTTGGAATTTGTTGAACATGTAGCTAAACAAAATAAGCTTATTAAAATTACTCTTACTGTAAATAAAAATAATTTAAACTCCATTAATGCTTATCTTAAGACCGGTTTTATTAAAACGGAAGAGGTGGGTACAGACATAGGCGGCGGGTTTTTCATGGAT
Proteins encoded in this window:
- a CDS encoding AAA family ATPase, whose translation is MNEIELNEGFVKAFTACEETSKHVFITGKAGTGKSTFLQYFKQNTKKKIAVIAPTGVAALNVNGETIHSFFGFLPDITLEKVKVSKKKNRELFKIIDAIVIDEVSMVRADLMDCIDKFLRINGKDKKIPFGGVQMIFIGDLYQLPPVVTSKEKEMFKTLYKSPYFFSAEVFRDLEMVFMEFEKIYRQSEEGFIRLLNKIRNNTIGEEDIKILNQRYGAKFEDKSSSKYFIYLTTTNKAATEINEEQLLKLRGKQHEYEAETEGNIESGHFPTDSILRLKKGAQIMMLNNEPTGRWVNGTLGTIVDFYKNTDGSEDCIVVEFSDGTIEEVNSNTWDIFHYKYDNKKKALESEITGSFTQYPMKLAWAVTIHKSQGKTFNRVRVDFGSGTFAHGQAYVALSRCTSFGGLILEKPLKKNHILMDWRVIEFTTKYQYKISEESMPLIKKLEILKEAIKNKTRLEIIYLKNSDEKSKRIILPKKTGEMVYREKTFLGLIAYCENREEERTFRVDRILEIRPVPA